The Cydia pomonella isolate Wapato2018A chromosome 9, ilCydPomo1, whole genome shotgun sequence sequence GCACATTGtaggcaataataatatattatattattttagatacgtagatgatttgattatttgttgGATGGGGAGCTTGGGCCAACTGGATGCTTTTATTGCTGAACTTAATAGTAAGCATCcgaaaattaagtttaaaaaggaACTGGAGCAAGACAACTCATTGAATTTTCTGGATATAACAATTTCGAGAGTGAATAATAGGCATCGTTTCCAAATTTACCGTAAGCCTACACATACTGATTCGGTTATCCCGGCTTCTTCGACGCATCCATGGCAGCATAAGTTGGCTGCTTTTCATTGTTATGTGCATCGGATGTTGACTGTGCCTCTTTCTGATGAACACTATCGAgctgaactaaataatatttatcatttagcagTTTCGAATGGCTACGATAAGTCAGTTGTGGATGGAATCATCAGAAAAAAGCGAAATAGTATAGTCAACAATATGTTGTATGCTGCACGATCCTCTGAGCCgattaagaaatacaaagcgagcataacttatgttggcaaattgtcagatgcaatttacaaaattttaaaatctaacgacattcctgtggcttttaggacaaacaacactttgcactctaaactttgcaatgggaaagataagattgagaagggaaaaaaatctggagtttataagcttacttgtgataattgtaataaagtatatgtggggcaaacaggccgtaatttcactaccaggtataaggagcatgttgcgtcgtacagacacaaccatccagaaaagtcaaattttgcgaagcacttgatagacagtggccatgctttaccggagaatcattcttttgatattttacatgtttgcgagaaaggattgcgtttgagtgttctggaacagttggaaataattaggtacaacaatagggggataattcttaacgaacagttgaatgttgcgtcatcgccgttattacgaatttttccatctcattcacacttgcacagtagggggactggtcaaggtataaatatggccgaccgttctagacagctcagtcagtcgtcgggtgtcagaccgtcaacatctccagcatctcctgaggatgcctcgtagagaggcgaaacacgtgtcgagttttgtacttttggtggtgggttgttatatttatttgcgtatttatttttgcggtgggagggtgggaacattaattgcatgtaaaaatacgcaagtaagtataacgggttagcactgattgactaacacgttattttctcgcggattagcaaagtaatatttcttgttttaattgaaATGCACAACAACAGAATGACATTGGTTAGATgttattctgatgtcagtgtacattcAAATTGGCCTGTTGATTAAGATTAAAATATGTGAAGCAACTGCGCATGCGTCAGAAAACAAATATGGCACCCAGCCTCCGGACCTGCAAATAACGTAGAACGTACCGTCTAGAACACGTAACGCAGACATCGATAACATAAAACGTGCTATAACTATGTGACTTACGAAACACTAACAAGAGTTTCCATCTACAAAATCGTGATTTGGAATAAAATAACGCACAGGTGAGTTCACTTTAGAAAAactatatatacctacctactaaattTAACGATATACTAAACATGGATGTGTTTACATACACCATGCACCGGTAATGTTTTTACAAATTATACACGAATTTGTCAGCAACTCAGTAACATAGTTAAGATAATTTTTGCATGCATATTTCTAAGTAGAATATGGTGAACTTGTAGTCTTTATTTAGGTATACCAAGTAATGTAACCCATATTCAATTTCACGTCATTCacataataattttacagtacatatggcgctaattTATCGCCCttgtgcggtaactagcactatacgtgcgtatgtcgataATTTAAAGGGGCGTAAGGTAATTCGCatcttgtgtcgatttaaaacactccctttggtcgtgttttatttCATCGCTACTCGTTGCGAATTCCTACTTTTCACACCggtatcgtaatgtattattacagtacatatagcgctactttaccgcactagtgcgataattaacACATACATTTACATACTTAACTAAGTTGGAAAAAttaaaggccatatgtactgtacaacgttgtacgatatgtgtgcgaataggttattcaactgtaataactaataactcCTTGCGGTCGTGGTTTTTTTAATCGCctctcgtttcgaatttccaatttttcacacttttgtattgtaatatacttattatctaatctattttatgaatatatattaACTAATCGAATGATTAAGAAAGGTAACTATTTAAGagcaaaaatgtataattgatatatttagtcgttgaaattgtacaccttttgttacgttatatctaaataacaagtgttttaataatgaggttgcaagcgtgcgtccccagTAATAtttgacgagaagggacagttttaaaaaaatcatcaaaaaattatggtggtaaattatacaaaatgatgtataagaacagtttcagcaaatgctgtagattgtttaagtatcaaaattattttgaaattaagtcgattttcagagaaattgtcccttgttttgaagtaagtaatttctggagaaaatggatttcgtctaactttcatttacactacttcaaatttataataacaaaaaagtagtttattaaagttgaagtacaggataagTGTTAACATTTTAAGCAGtccaaaatttacaaataagaacTTTCAAATCAGTGCtctacgcgcgtttacctaaacgtccaaaaaaaattactaattaagtgagtatgttttcaaaaaaaatatttaataaaatgaaagataacaagacgtgctaatagaaaccagcacttgttatttataatagttaacaaaaggtgtaggtacaatttcatcgactaaatctatcaatttcacatttttgcgactaaaatcgataatgGCCTCTTAAGTGTTCAAATACAGGatatttattgtttacgaaTTTTTCTTGCCTGTCTGTAAACACACACACTGAATAGAATAGTTGATGTGATACTTACGATTCAACACACATTGATTTCCTTTGGCGTTGGTAGTTTGGGTCTCTTGTaagtttaaatgaaaaataataccGAAAAGGGACTACTCGTGGTTTGCCTGAGGATATCAAAATGGTTATTAGCACCCGTTCAAAGGTTAGTCGTTTATAAAtacgatttaaatttaataacgtAGCTTTTAATCTATACCACCTACGTACTGGTAggtatgttgtgggtactcatacaacgatatatataatatacaaatacataaaaaacatccatgactcaggaacacacTCATCAGTCATCATACAAATTAATGCCCTTAAATCACCCCCCACTAGGCCATACCGGTATatatataaagcctgaccagtaatatatgatcacgcgccagaTTGAGGAATTTAATTGGaacaatatttttcatactaaattgaactgtcaccctatacagcgcccagaataacagcgccctcttgacaatgatcatatatttctggtcgagcTTTAGTATATAGGTACTTGATAGCTTTTTGATAGGGATAATAAatgatgtaaaatatttgaactcATACTTTACTCATAACaaacttttctcaaacttgtcaTGAAATATTGACAAGACGTAtctacttcaaattaggtccggaaataccacatatcaggtgcgatgagtgaagatgatatgtaaaggaatttcatacagctttACACACCTAGgtctgtaaggcaaccttcttttgtttttaaacgtcaaattatcgcacgtcttggcattcattcaaccttaaaaaacctttttgtcttttttctttttttttcttttttgtgttttttaaatattattcccCTTTAAATTCCTGAAAATTCAAAGTGGaccgaaaatttgattattttggcgctacgacgtACGGTTTAGAAGATACAGCcctgtaaagttttttttttcagtcatgcaaaaatctttatagggctgtatctcctaaaccatGCGACAGGGATGAAATAATCATATTTGCATTTCCCTTGGGGACccgacgcactgaataacctatcacagaatatgaaacaatcatcatcatcatcaacctattttttattattatttcattgcaagtttgagacaagcactatataaattataaatctcGGCGAGTAACGGGGttacctcgctacgctcggccgtgtatatctacttggcctacaactcttcgtttcccgtcctctatagtaatgtactattacttaagTCCACTTAAGTCTAAGAAAAACAACGTGCTCCTTATTTTGACATCCatcacagatggcgctgtgctgCGCCAATGTTTTGCGGCTTCGGTCAACTTTTGACGCAAAaagcaaaatgtatggagctgtacagcgccatctggttCACctatcaaattcgaagcacgaaattatCTTATAtattacgcatcttactcaatcaatgtatctttgctcATTATACTTAACTTTACAGTTTGTATTTTCATTGAAATCTTTTTATAGCACATGCAGGCATTCCACCTATTTTTACTCTTTGTTTAACGTCACGTGTGTGTCATGTATGTCATGCAAAAGCTGTACGTAATGTAGGTTAAATCGGTTTACTTACTTAATCCACAAAgcaatgatttgattgattttgAAAGAACTGAATCTGTTTcagaataaagaaattaaaaagatacaaaatgaAGCAGATTAAAGTCGGACTGTTATTTCTACTACCCAGTTGTTCTTTCATTGTTCTATTACTATATTACTGGCATTACTCGCATCTGGAGCCAGGTTTTCGCCAAGCTCCGACAATTACAGCCCAGCCTCTAGCCTCTACCCGAACCCACAAAGTCGTGCCCATGAAACATATGAATCTTGACGAGTTATATAAAGACGACAAAGAACCAGAAGACAACTTTTTAAATGAATACAGAACCGGTAAGTTTccatacctattaaaaataagtagACTTGATTCAGAGAATCAACAACTAGAAAATAACCTTAACCTCTTGTTTGTGTATAATAAGGATCCTCACTAACATTTTAGGCATTTTTTGCATTGTTTGAGAGGACGATTTTTTCTGCTCTTTATAGCACAACTGACGTTTGAACCAGTGTTGGCCTAACGTTAATTGCGAATGACCATTAACCATTGAACCATAAACCGTAACAGACAGTtatagtttacggttcaatttgtaatggtaatCGGTCAAGTAAAAATCCCACCCACATCATTTTCTATCAGTATTTAATTTAGAAACTGTCCATAATTTATTTGATACTAATATCTTATTTCATCTACTTTCAGTGTACGCTGTGAACACGCCAGGGTgccaaattccattcaatatgATAAATTACAGGAAGCAAATCGAATAtgataaaaaacataaacaaaaacaatttgaCTGCGGAAAACGAGCGGTTCATATAAAGAAAATTGACGGGGATCGAGTACGAGCGACGGTCAACCCATTggtaatgaaaaaatatctaaggAAAAGCGCCCGTTTTGATTGCTGTTACAGATTTCTACAGCCTCGCCCTGGTCACGAAAATACCAAAATTAAGTGAATACGCCTtgtccaaattatttattaatttttaatttattattttatatctcAATGAACGTTTTTTCTTTTGACAGGTATACGCTATGTGTGAAATTTAGCACCGGTGCCACGATTGTTCTTCAAACTGATTTCATAAACGTGAGATGTATTGAATACGGTGTGAGGAACAAGACACATCTGGTATATGACGATTTATTTGCCTTCGCCAAGAAGATCAATATGACAAACAATCAACAATCTTGTAATAACAGCTACAATGTACTGATTTTGGGCATGGACTCTATGTCTTTGCCGCGGGTCGTACAGACTATGCCAAGAACTACGGATTACCTTCACAAGAACTTTTGGTTTTGCTTCCGTGGTTATCATAAGgtgattattaataattttttttttttttcatcacacttgctcgtaaaagtGTAGGCGATGCAGTCCGAAAATCCTAAATTTCGCCCTCCGGCTGTAATGTCTTATGTATTTTATCATCACACCTGTCAGGCGATACGGTCCGTAAATCCTAAAATCGACACGGGCCGGCCACGGACGGTATAGGAATTACGAACtcgccttcggcttcgggcttcAATTCATAGTCGTTCGtaaaattacgtttttataATTGTGTAATTGTTACGAtactgcaaagagtacaacgacaaagaagaagaataattgTCATAACCAATCAAAGGTTCTCCGTAAATAATTATTAGGCGATATGACCGTAGTTGATCATAAAGTCTGGTTTTTAATTCCGTGGAATTATGTCGTTTCCTGGCACTGCTaggcaaaaaaataaatactccTTACATTTGTGGTTAGAATTATTATACATGGCaacgtaaaatattaaaaatacattttgacatatttttttcctaacAAACATAATGATACTTTATTCGAGAAAACAaagatagttttattttaaagtgcACTACATATTGGGACCTGAGGAAATATATGGTATTTCAAAATCACGATTCCCATAAGTTACAGATGTACtgtagtgcataattgttttccatcgtattttctcagaaacgttcgtatttgtcatgctagttCAGTCAATACACTTGTATCTCTATCCTCCTAAGACCCTGCGTAAgtaggtaaaatattttttgtacttttgtaCTTACGCATTTTGGACTTTTGTGTAATTAAgggttctaaatttaaaaacaaaacaattgcttctgggtctcaggaggctATGCTAAGTGGCTGATTTTCTGTCTTTTCTATCATTAATTATTTGCATTTTCAGGTGGGCGATAATACTTTCCCCAACGTAATGGCAACTTTAACTGGCCATAGCATGCCATTCATATCCTCAAAATGTCAAGATCAAATGGACCAGTGTAACAATATATTAATGTGGAGTAAATTTAAAGATATCGGATACGTCACAGCGTACGGAGAAGACTTCTTGCGTTTACCTGATACTTTCAGTAAGCGCTACGCATTTAATAAAACTCCGACCGACCACTACATTAGGCCATTATTTATCAAAGGAGAGAAAgaggtaaataataaacagcTAGTATGTGCAGGAAAGATATCCGCTGGCCAGCAGCTTTTGGATTATGCTGCTGATTTTGTGACAACATATCGAAATGATCGCTTCTTCGGATTTTTTTGGATGAACTCATTCAGCCACAACACGAACAGTCGACCTCAGGATGCAGACAGGCTACTGGAGAATTTCTTTAACAAAATATCGTATACCGGTATCCTTGAAAATACGTTCGTCATTTTTTACAGCGACCACGGCATTAGATTTGGGCCATATCGTCAGGAATTAGAGTCGTACTACGATGGGCGGTTGCCTTCCTTTTTTATGCGACCGCCGACAATGTTCAAAACTCGGCGCTGGGAAGAATATAAGTCGCTTGCGGATAATCAATTTAAATTAGTGACTCCTTACGACCTGTTCAACACGTTAATTAATATAAACGAGTTGTCTAGATGCAAGAGTATATCTAACGTGAGCGTTTCACGCGGCTGTCCGAATTGCCACAGTCTGTTCATGCCAGTTAAAACTTCACGGACGTGCCGCGACGCTGCCATTCATGATATGTGGTGTAGTTGTCACCAATTGTATCCCCTAGATAATAACGACGTTCAAGGCATTAAGAGCGTGCTACTAGCGATATCTCATATCAAAACTTTAATCAAATCTATAAAAACGAATCATTGCTGGCAGTGCCTGGACGTGTCACTCAAAAACGTCCTTAGAATACATTTCTATTACGATGGTAGTAAAGATAATATCTATTATGTGGTTGCATTCACTACGGCGCCAGGTAACATGTCTTATGAAGCTGTCGTGAACAAATCACAATTAATCGGTTCTCTGAGCGTTATATCGCCGTATAGAGGATTAGGAACGTGCACAACAGACCGTCGAGAAGTTGCAAAAGCGCGATTGTATTgtatatgtcaaaaaattcaaaattgcaCTTAATAATTGCGATCGTTTACTTATGTTAGAACCGTTTCATCATTCAAGTTTTCTGTAGGTATATACAGCAGGACAAAGCGCTATGATGCCAGCACGTAGTGATTTAATCATTTTTGGAACAAAccagcctagccaagatgacaattaaTGGTTGATAGAAAATGCCAATCGAAATCTAATAATTAATGGAACCTATGGAAATAGATAGTCACGTAACTTTACGTGGCATCCGTTATCCCGATACATCTTTTCGTGGCGTTTGTCGACGTACGATTCTCATCTTGGCATCCGCATTAGacgtgcgcgccgccgcggcgcgccgccgccatAAGGAGtcagcgcgccgccgccgccgccggtaGTTTAAAATTCGCGCCGAGACAAAACCCGCAAGAGATTACAAGTTTAAAATCAATGAACATAAAGCGCGTGCGACGCGTGCCGTGGAGCACAGCGAGCGCCGGAAAACTCGCGTCCAAGCTCAAAAGCTCGCCGTTCGTACGCCTGCCTCCGAGTAGCTTTAGCGTTCCGTTTTTTTAATTCGTTGTATGAATCTGTGTATGtaggctgctctgctggcactagaatcccttgagtcaaactcaaaactagtccagaactgtaaaacaaacctcaatgcactggcttactccaacaaagtcacacttagatgggtaccagggcactccgacattaacggaaacgaacaagcggacgaacttgctagaaagggcgcagacacacccctggtcggcccagaaccgttctgtggaatcacaaaacgggatgcatgttcgctgctcagcaatttagaaaaagtaagggcaaacgattggtggaagttcgtaaaaggacaagaacactcgaaagctctaatcaaagggtttaACAGTaaaactgctagggagcttctatggctcaaaagacacaaagcctgcgcggtgaccagaattttgactggacactgtaagttgaacaaacacatgtttcaaattggaaagaaacaagacgcgacatgcaggttctgccatgagtcagaggagactgcaatgcacattctctgctcctgtggaccactaatgtcaaaaagaagtacccacttagggcggcacattacggcccaaagaatctggaatttcctggattcaacgggcatcagtaaggAACTTTAAatggctgtcacaatagatcactacctggtcgacgtggcactcaaaggcccaaaaaaccccaataataataaatgtagtatTGAGTTGTTTGTACCTGTTAGTTACTGTGTTACAGCAAACATGAGATCAAAAGCggctattgaaaaaaataagttaaatagaCTTTCGgtagcaataaattttaccTCAAAAACAAAAGTTGACCTCTATCTGACTGCTAACGAATTAACTCCAGCTGGTTTCTCGGCAGAATATGCCAAAGAAGTAATCCCTTACTACGAACATAATCAACCATTATTACACCAGGGTCAAAAGGAAGAAGCGAGTACAAGTAAAGTTTCAATACTTTCCCAACTCTCGCGCAAATACAGCATGCAACACAGTTCTCATGGTTCCGGCTTCGATGATGCTGTTGACCAGGAAGCTTGGAAATACCTAGCTACTGCTGATCCTGCGGAACTTGAAGACGGGGACATCTTGACCTACTGGCAAACCAGACAATCTGCCTACCAGAGTTTATCATCATTAGCACAGGCTCTGTTATGCATTCCAGCAACTAGCACTCCGAGCGAAAGAGTGTTTTCGGTTGCTGGATTGCTTTTAACAGCCAAAAGGTCCCGGCTGAGTCCATTTAGGGTGAACAAAATAATTTCTGTGCACGACAACTATAAAAGTtgcaaacaaaatatttctGTCATGAAAAGTGATTGAGTCATCTTTTCAGTTCACTTTATAAAGTTCTTTCGCTTAAGCGTGGTTTTTCATTATACGTCTTAATATGCAAAGTTGAAAATTCCCACGCCGCCGCCGTGGACTTTTTcgtggcgcgccgccgccctATTTTTTTCGACCGGCGCGCACGTCTAATCCGCATTGTAACACTAAAAGCATACCTACCCCTAATTTTTAGGCCGGTGGTCTAAGTACGATTGATATCTAACTACCTAGCCTACCTAGTCTGTCGCTTAGATACCTATGTGATTATTTTTCGCTAAACTGTGATAATGACCAAGtgcgatattttatttttattgtaatacaaCCTAATGATTTCATCATTTTTGTATCATTGCTCCAAATCGCTTTCCCAAGTAGATACCTAACCTAATGTTAAAAATTGAATAGTGACCTTTAGGTAGGTAACCTTACGCACACATACTAATTTCAAGTAGGCAGGAGATATATAGGTAACTACTCGTAACAATTTTATAACATCTATTTCTTGCCCCTATTCGCCAAGTCCTAGAGGGATATACACTTGAAATGAGGATCTCAGCTTAAACTCTGTTCTCGAGTACAAACCGAAATACATGTCATATACGaagaaaaagttaccaagaCCTCCAGTGCACAGGGCTGGAATCGTTACAGCGTCCACCATACCATACTTTTCTACCTTAGAGATGGACAGAAGCGCCATAGGCCCTCAAAAAAATGCATACACCATACACTTACAAAATTTGACCCCTGCCGACGTAACCCGGGTGTCCGAGGGGCTTAGGTTGTACCTGCCGCGATGGCAGAGGACGCTGCGCTGGTTCGATTTCAGCCGCGGGCACTGgaggacttggtcactttttcttcgtATA is a genomic window containing:
- the LOC133521250 gene encoding uncharacterized protein LOC133521250, with the translated sequence MKQIKVGLLFLLPSCSFIVLLLYYWHYSHLEPGFRQAPTITAQPLASTRTHKVVPMKHMNLDELYKDDKEPEDNFLNEYRTVYAVNTPGCQIPFNMINYRKQIEYDKKHKQKQFDCGKRAVHIKKIDGDRVRATVNPLVMKKYLRKSARFDCCYRFLQPRPGHENTKIKYTLCVKFSTGATIVLQTDFINVRCIEYGVRNKTHLVYDDLFAFAKKINMTNNQQSCNNSYNVLILGMDSMSLPRVVQTMPRTTDYLHKNFWFCFRGYHKVGDNTFPNVMATLTGHSMPFISSKCQDQMDQCNNILMWSKFKDIGYVTAYGEDFLRLPDTFSKRYAFNKTPTDHYIRPLFIKGEKEVNNKQLVCAGKISAGQQLLDYAADFVTTYRNDRFFGFFWMNSFSHNTNSRPQDADRLLENFFNKISYTGILENTFVIFYSDHGIRFGPYRQELESYYDGRLPSFFMRPPTMFKTRRWEEYKSLADNQFKLVTPYDLFNTLININELSRCKSISNVSVSRGCPNCHSLFMPVKTSRTCRDAAIHDMWCSCHQLYPLDNNDVQGIKSVLLAISHIKTLIKSIKTNHCWQCLDVSLKNVLRIHFYYDGSKDNIYYVVAFTTAPGNMSYEAVVNKSQLIGSLSVISPYRGLGTCTTDRREVAKARLYCICQKIQNCT